The Urbifossiella limnaea genome has a window encoding:
- a CDS encoding nickel-dependent hydrogenase large subunit: MPDLVLTEEQVRVLTGASEQVTVRGPDGNALGSLDPRDAAALARHRQRRGTTGPCHSAASVLAVIDALLAERDRIGPFDAEYMRAFVERLERDDPAKYGPIRRAA, translated from the coding sequence ATGCCCGATCTCGTGCTGACCGAGGAACAGGTCCGGGTGCTGACCGGCGCGAGCGAGCAAGTGACCGTGCGCGGGCCGGACGGGAACGCGCTCGGGTCTCTGGACCCGCGGGACGCCGCGGCACTCGCCCGTCACCGACAGCGGCGAGGCACGACCGGGCCGTGTCATAGCGCGGCGAGCGTGCTCGCCGTGATCGACGCGCTGTTAGCCGAACGGGACCGGATCGGCCCGTTCGACGCCGAGTACATGCGGGCGTTCGTCGAGCGGCTCGAGCGGGACGACCCCGCCAAGTACGGACCGATCCGCCGAGCGGCGTGA
- a CDS encoding Uma2 family endonuclease, whose amino-acid sequence MSSAARVTRPPPPRLPPAYPPLPVRRFTVDEYHQLIQAGILKTGERVELIRGWIVPKMPTNPTHASVVRRLDKRLQRVVGEAAVVGVQQPITTADSEPEPDLTVSRGPEDRYFTTHPVPADIFFVVEVADTTLAYDRGDKLALYARAGVPEYWLVVLEENRIEVYTRPRGGRRAKYLECAGYGLSDKVPVVTEGKVLGKLSLKDVLPPGG is encoded by the coding sequence ATGAGTTCCGCCGCCCGCGTCACCCGGCCGCCACCGCCCCGGCTGCCCCCGGCGTACCCACCCCTACCGGTCCGGCGGTTTACGGTCGATGAGTACCATCAGTTGATCCAGGCCGGAATACTGAAAACGGGCGAACGGGTCGAACTCATCCGCGGCTGGATCGTCCCCAAGATGCCCACCAACCCGACCCACGCGAGCGTCGTCCGGCGGCTGGACAAGCGGCTCCAGCGGGTCGTCGGCGAGGCGGCCGTGGTCGGGGTGCAACAACCGATTACCACCGCGGACAGCGAGCCGGAACCGGACCTGACCGTCAGCCGCGGCCCGGAAGACCGGTACTTCACGACCCACCCGGTCCCCGCGGACATCTTCTTCGTGGTGGAAGTCGCCGACACGACCCTGGCCTACGACCGCGGGGATAAACTCGCCCTCTACGCCCGGGCCGGGGTGCCCGAGTATTGGCTGGTGGTGCTCGAAGAGAACCGGATCGAGGTCTACACCCGCCCCCGCGGGGGCCGGCGCGCCAAGTACCTGGAGTGCGCCGGCTACGGCCTGTCGGACAAGGTGCCGGTCGTGACCGAGGGGAAGGTGCTTGGCAAGCTCTCGTTGAAAGACGTTCTCCCGCCCGGCGGGTGA
- a CDS encoding TM2 domain-containing protein, whose product MARDDDYDDTPAPVQENKKVVAGILGILLGGLGVHKFYLGYTKTGIIQLIVTFVTCGFGSIIGLIEGIIYLTKSDKEFYQTYQVGEKQWF is encoded by the coding sequence ATGGCCCGCGACGACGACTACGACGACACCCCCGCGCCTGTTCAGGAGAACAAGAAGGTGGTGGCCGGCATCCTGGGCATCCTGCTCGGCGGCCTGGGCGTCCACAAGTTCTACCTCGGGTACACCAAGACCGGCATCATCCAGCTCATCGTGACGTTCGTGACCTGCGGGTTCGGCAGCATCATCGGGCTGATCGAGGGGATCATCTACCTGACCAAGAGCGACAAGGAATTCTACCAGACGTACCAGGTCGGCGAGAAGCAGTGGTTCTGA
- a CDS encoding ThiF family adenylyltransferase, whose protein sequence is MSPDASPLDRYSRQMRFPGMGKAGQLKLLASRVTLCGCGALGTVLANVLVRAGVGFIRVVDRDFVEPSNLQRQVLFDESDVANNLPKAEAAATKMRQINSTVTVEPVVADIDRTNIEDLTRDADLILDGSDNFEVRYLINDVAVKLGKPWVYGGAVGSQGMTMTIIPGETPCLRCVFEAAPNPGDVGTCETAGVLAPTVNIVASYQATEALKILSGNAAAINRELLELDVWENVNRRRKIAPLKGRKGECPCCAKRQFEWLDGAHGTQTTTLCGRNAVQVSHRAANRLDFDQLAATLRASGSVTFNKFLLKFQVEEKGDPFEFTVFPDGRAIIKGTSETDRARTLYAKYVGH, encoded by the coding sequence ATGAGCCCCGACGCCTCTCCGCTCGACCGCTACTCCCGCCAGATGCGCTTCCCGGGCATGGGCAAGGCCGGCCAGCTGAAGCTCCTCGCGTCGCGGGTCACGCTGTGCGGGTGCGGGGCGCTCGGCACCGTGCTGGCCAACGTGCTCGTCCGCGCCGGCGTCGGGTTCATCCGCGTCGTGGACCGCGACTTCGTCGAGCCGTCCAACCTCCAGCGGCAGGTGCTGTTCGACGAGTCGGACGTGGCGAACAACCTGCCGAAGGCCGAGGCCGCCGCGACGAAGATGCGGCAGATCAACAGCACCGTGACCGTGGAGCCGGTGGTCGCCGACATCGACCGCACCAACATCGAGGACCTGACCCGCGACGCCGACCTGATCCTGGACGGGTCGGACAACTTCGAGGTGCGCTACCTCATCAACGACGTGGCGGTGAAGCTCGGCAAGCCGTGGGTGTACGGCGGCGCCGTCGGCAGCCAGGGGATGACGATGACCATCATCCCCGGCGAGACGCCGTGCCTGCGGTGCGTGTTCGAGGCGGCGCCGAACCCCGGCGACGTGGGCACCTGCGAGACGGCCGGCGTGCTGGCCCCGACGGTGAACATCGTCGCCAGCTACCAGGCGACGGAGGCGCTGAAGATTCTCAGCGGCAACGCCGCGGCGATCAACCGCGAGTTGCTGGAGCTCGACGTGTGGGAGAACGTGAACCGCCGCCGCAAGATCGCGCCGCTGAAGGGCCGCAAGGGCGAGTGCCCGTGCTGCGCGAAGCGGCAGTTCGAGTGGCTGGACGGCGCCCACGGCACGCAGACGACGACGCTGTGCGGGCGGAACGCGGTGCAGGTGAGCCACCGGGCGGCGAACCGGCTCGACTTCGACCAGCTGGCGGCGACGCTGCGGGCGAGCGGGAGCGTGACGTTCAACAAGTTCCTGCTGAAGTTCCAGGTGGAGGAGAAGGGCGACCCGTTCGAGTTCACCGTGTTCCCCGACGGCCGGGCGATCATCAAGGGCACCAGCGAGACGGACCGCGCCCGGACGCTGTACGCGAAGTACGTCGGCCACTGA
- a CDS encoding ubiquitin-like small modifier protein 1, with product MAIKVQVPTPMREAAGGNAEVAVAGATVKDALADLVRQYPALGSKLFDGGKVRPYVNIFVNDEDVRYLDDLDTKVTDGVVVALIPAVAGG from the coding sequence ATGGCGATCAAGGTGCAGGTGCCGACCCCGATGCGCGAGGCGGCCGGCGGCAACGCCGAGGTGGCGGTGGCCGGGGCGACCGTGAAGGACGCGCTCGCGGACCTGGTGCGCCAGTACCCGGCGCTGGGGTCGAAGCTGTTCGACGGCGGCAAGGTGCGGCCCTACGTGAACATCTTCGTGAACGACGAGGACGTGCGCTACCTCGACGACCTCGACACCAAGGTGACCGACGGCGTGGTCGTGGCGCTCATCCCGGCGGTGGCGGGCGGCTGA
- the thrC gene encoding threonine synthase — MPTDFATGLRCRVCGKLYPKGPTNFCTDDFGPLEVDYDYDAIRANISRDKIARRPKSMWRYGELLPVAGVPSVGPQVGGTPLIRADRLADALGVERLWIKNDAVNFPTLSFKDRVVSVALSKAREFGMRTVGCASTGNLANSVAAQAAQAGLETFILVPADLERAKIFGTAVYGAKVIGCTGTYDEVNRLCTQIALKYGWGFVNVNLRPFYAEGSKTMGYEIAEDLGWRFPQHVVCPMAGGALIGKIHKAFTELTRVGLVDQPVTTKMWGAQAAGCNPISDCVKSGRERHKPVRKPTTICKSLAIGDPADGYFAAKLMRDTGGWAEDVTDEEIVDGMLLLARTEGVFAETAGGTTVSVLRKLLEQGRIPRNEEIVICITGNGLKTQDAVFEAIEEPAVIKPTLAEFEALSGSLTAEPVLA; from the coding sequence GTGCCGACCGACTTCGCCACCGGCCTCCGCTGCCGCGTCTGCGGCAAGCTCTACCCCAAAGGCCCCACCAACTTCTGCACCGACGACTTCGGCCCCCTCGAAGTCGACTACGACTACGACGCCATCCGCGCCAACATCTCGCGCGACAAGATCGCCCGCCGGCCGAAGTCGATGTGGCGGTACGGCGAGCTGCTGCCGGTCGCCGGCGTGCCGAGCGTCGGCCCGCAGGTCGGCGGCACGCCCCTCATCCGCGCCGACCGCCTCGCCGACGCGCTCGGCGTCGAGCGGCTGTGGATCAAGAACGACGCCGTGAACTTCCCGACGCTGTCGTTCAAGGACCGCGTCGTGTCGGTGGCGCTGAGCAAGGCCCGCGAGTTCGGGATGCGGACGGTCGGCTGCGCCAGCACCGGCAACCTCGCCAACAGCGTGGCGGCGCAGGCGGCGCAGGCCGGGCTCGAGACCTTCATCCTCGTCCCCGCCGACCTGGAGCGGGCCAAAATCTTCGGCACCGCCGTCTACGGCGCGAAGGTGATCGGCTGCACCGGCACCTACGACGAGGTGAACCGCCTCTGCACCCAGATCGCGCTGAAGTACGGCTGGGGCTTCGTGAACGTGAACCTCCGGCCGTTCTACGCCGAGGGGTCGAAGACGATGGGCTACGAGATCGCCGAAGACCTCGGCTGGCGGTTCCCGCAGCACGTCGTCTGCCCGATGGCCGGCGGGGCGCTCATCGGCAAGATTCACAAGGCGTTCACCGAGCTGACCCGCGTCGGGCTCGTCGATCAACCCGTGACGACGAAGATGTGGGGCGCCCAGGCCGCGGGGTGCAACCCGATTTCGGACTGCGTGAAGAGCGGCCGGGAGCGGCACAAGCCGGTGCGGAAGCCGACCACGATCTGCAAGAGCCTCGCCATCGGCGACCCGGCGGACGGCTACTTCGCGGCGAAGCTGATGCGCGACACCGGCGGCTGGGCCGAGGACGTGACCGACGAGGAGATCGTGGACGGGATGCTGCTGCTGGCCCGCACCGAGGGCGTGTTCGCGGAGACGGCCGGCGGCACGACGGTGTCGGTGCTGCGGAAGCTGCTGGAGCAGGGCCGCATCCCGCGGAACGAGGAGATCGTGATCTGCATCACCGGCAACGGCCTGAAGACGCAGGACGCGGTGTTCGAGGCGATCGAGGAGCCGGCCGTCATCAAGCCGACGCTGGCCGAGTTCGAGGCGCTGTCGGGCTCGCTGACCGCCGAGCCGGTGCTGGCGTAG
- a CDS encoding ATPase domain-containing protein, whose translation MIEPTAHPPAARAATGITGLDDILGGGLTPNRLYLVEGVPGSGKTTLAMQFLLEGARRGEPVLYVTLSESLDELRGVADSHGWDLSGVTVRELVPSEDSLRPDDQYTMFHPSEVELGETTRLILADVDKLKPTRVAFDSLSELRLLSGNALRYRRQILALKQFFAGRRSTVVLLDDLTSSLHDTQVQSVAHGVVMLEQLNPDYGAERRRLRVVKFRGSNYRGGFHDYVIRRGGLDVFPRLVASEHRPPPQMERLASGIGEIDALLGGGIERGTSTLIVGAAGTGKSSLAVQFVAAAAARGQRSALFVFDESTNTLLSRAAGLGIDLRGHVEAGRVAIQQVDPAELSPGEFTHAIRRAVEHDGAAVVVIDSLNGYLNAMPGEGFLIVHLHELLTYLGQAGVATVLVSAHHGLIGTQMQAPVDATYLADSVVLMRYFESRGAVRQAVSVIKKRGGAHERTIREFKMENGRIRVGEPLKEFRGVLTGVAVLEGADGTGGGSSGARP comes from the coding sequence GTGATTGAACCCACCGCCCACCCCCCCGCCGCCCGCGCCGCCACCGGCATCACGGGGCTCGACGACATCCTCGGCGGCGGCCTCACCCCGAACCGGCTGTACCTCGTCGAGGGCGTGCCCGGCTCGGGGAAGACCACCCTCGCGATGCAGTTCCTCCTCGAAGGCGCCCGCCGCGGCGAGCCGGTCCTGTACGTCACCCTGTCGGAGTCGCTCGACGAACTGCGCGGCGTCGCCGACTCGCACGGGTGGGACCTGAGCGGGGTGACCGTGCGCGAGCTCGTCCCGTCCGAGGACAGCCTCCGGCCGGACGACCAGTACACCATGTTCCACCCGTCCGAGGTCGAGCTCGGCGAGACGACCCGGCTGATCCTCGCCGACGTGGACAAGTTGAAGCCCACCCGGGTGGCGTTCGACTCGCTCTCGGAGCTGCGGCTCCTCTCGGGGAACGCCCTCCGCTACCGCCGGCAGATCCTGGCGCTGAAGCAGTTCTTCGCCGGCCGCCGGTCCACCGTCGTCCTCCTCGACGACCTGACCAGCAGCCTCCACGACACCCAGGTGCAGAGCGTCGCCCACGGGGTGGTGATGCTGGAGCAGCTGAACCCGGACTACGGGGCCGAGCGGCGGCGGCTGCGGGTGGTGAAGTTCCGCGGCTCGAACTACCGGGGCGGGTTCCACGACTACGTCATCCGCCGCGGCGGGCTCGACGTGTTCCCGCGGCTGGTGGCCAGCGAGCACCGCCCGCCGCCGCAGATGGAGCGGCTGGCCAGCGGGATCGGCGAGATCGACGCCCTGCTCGGCGGCGGGATCGAGCGCGGCACCAGCACGCTCATCGTCGGCGCGGCCGGGACGGGCAAGTCGTCCCTGGCGGTGCAGTTCGTGGCCGCCGCCGCCGCCCGCGGCCAGCGGTCGGCCCTGTTCGTGTTCGACGAGTCGACCAACACCCTGCTCTCCCGCGCGGCCGGGCTGGGGATCGACCTGCGCGGGCACGTCGAGGCCGGGCGGGTGGCGATCCAGCAGGTGGACCCGGCCGAGCTCTCCCCGGGCGAGTTCACCCACGCCATCCGCCGGGCGGTCGAGCACGACGGGGCCGCGGTCGTGGTCATCGACAGCCTGAACGGCTACCTCAACGCCATGCCCGGCGAGGGGTTCCTCATCGTCCACCTGCACGAGCTGTTGACGTACCTCGGCCAGGCCGGGGTGGCGACCGTCCTCGTCAGCGCCCACCACGGGCTGATCGGCACCCAGATGCAAGCCCCGGTGGACGCCACCTACCTGGCCGACTCGGTGGTGCTGATGCGGTACTTCGAGAGCCGCGGGGCGGTGCGGCAGGCGGTGTCGGTGATCAAGAAGCGGGGCGGGGCGCACGAGCGCACGATCCGCGAGTTCAAGATGGAGAACGGCCGCATCCGCGTCGGCGAGCCGCTCAAGGAGTTCCGCGGGGTGCTGACCGGGGTGGCGGTGTTGGAGGGGGCCGACGGGACCGGCGGCGGGTCCTCGGGGGCGCGGCCGTGA